The following are from one region of the Veillonella nakazawae genome:
- a CDS encoding type IV pilus twitching motility protein PilT — protein MDSCCNSGNLETIVEQAIQLSSTDIHLQCGEPIYLRHGDGLKATSFICTTILIEDILRRCGIASYEWQSLDEACSCCGVRIRVHLYKANQTICGTLRLLCHQQLKLEDNSEGHLLQKLCEAHDGLLLVCGPTGSGKSFTLACCIDYINQTMERHIITLEDPIEFEFKPKKSLIHQRQLGADIKSMSNGIRDALREDPDVIMVGELRDRETLEAALHAAETGHLVMATMHTQRAVMAVHRMISLFPGEQQEEIRSQISQVLRAVICQRLLRWNKKFITIRDILLNTHAVANLIRTRKEPQIISIQETQLPMKTLEMAVRDVKAQYGTQHQLHMLLDQQLS, from the coding sequence GTGGACTCATGCTGTAATAGTGGAAATTTAGAAACCATTGTTGAACAAGCAATACAATTATCATCCACAGATATTCATCTACAATGTGGTGAGCCTATCTATTTGCGACATGGTGATGGATTGAAGGCTACTTCGTTTATATGTACTACTATCTTAATTGAAGATATTTTACGACGTTGTGGTATAGCCTCTTATGAATGGCAATCTCTCGATGAAGCTTGTTCCTGTTGTGGCGTGCGTATACGTGTTCATCTATATAAGGCTAATCAAACGATATGTGGGACACTGCGGTTATTGTGCCATCAACAACTTAAGCTAGAAGATAACAGTGAAGGACATTTACTTCAAAAACTATGTGAAGCACATGATGGTCTATTGCTTGTATGCGGGCCTACAGGTAGTGGAAAAAGTTTTACCTTAGCCTGTTGTATTGACTATATAAATCAAACTATGGAGCGCCATATCATTACCTTAGAAGACCCCATAGAATTTGAGTTTAAGCCTAAGAAATCTTTAATTCATCAACGCCAATTAGGTGCCGATATTAAGTCTATGTCTAATGGTATTCGCGATGCATTGAGAGAGGACCCAGATGTCATTATGGTTGGAGAGCTTCGAGATCGTGAAACATTAGAGGCCGCTCTTCATGCGGCTGAAACGGGGCATCTTGTGATGGCTACTATGCATACCCAAAGGGCCGTGATGGCTGTTCACCGCATGATTTCACTATTTCCTGGTGAACAACAAGAGGAAATTCGCAGTCAAATATCTCAAGTGTTACGTGCTGTTATATGTCAACGACTTCTTAGGTGGAATAAAAAGTTTATTACCATTCGTGATATTTTGTTAAACACTCATGCAGTGGCAAATTTAATACGCACTCGTAAGGAACCGCAAATTATCTCGATTCAAGAAACACAACTGCCTATGAAAACACTAGAAATGGCCGTACGAGATGTAAAAGCACAATATGGAACGCAGCATCAACTACATATGCTATTAGATCAACAATTATCGTAG
- a CDS encoding A24 family peptidase gives MFSLIIIAGATIDMHYYILPDEGALVLVIGGILYSFLNDKSMLITIISVMTVGTITYGLRLISHKGFGLGDVKWFSAISMWLTPWEIICFFYVAFCVGSLYLLLTSYRNRYIPFGPFLCFGGWCALHGGSYMEVLYQWLRHNLYIISLALC, from the coding sequence GTGTTTTCACTCATCATCATAGCAGGTGCTACCATCGATATGCATTACTATATATTACCTGATGAAGGGGCCTTAGTGCTTGTTATAGGTGGTATTTTGTATAGCTTTCTAAATGATAAGTCTATGCTTATAACAATCATAAGTGTTATGACTGTAGGTACTATTACATATGGACTTCGTCTTATTAGTCATAAAGGTTTTGGACTAGGCGATGTGAAATGGTTTTCTGCTATTTCTATGTGGCTTACGCCTTGGGAGATTATATGCTTTTTTTACGTAGCCTTTTGCGTTGGTTCTCTCTATCTCTTACTAACGAGCTATCGTAATCGATATATTCCATTTGGTCCCTTTCTATGCTTTGGTGGTTGGTGTGCCTTACATGGCGGATCCTATATGGAGGTGTTATATCAATGGTTAAGGCACAACCTATACATCATCAGTTTGGCTCTTTGTTAG
- a CDS encoding type II secretion system F family protein, protein MEAYEYVVKNENNETVKGLMWADSEQEVGTRLKRDGYKIYKITLQVNKKKHKWNHTMVVDVTYQLGLLIESGVPLRRALQLLCHGKRGLLYTALYESIERGQTLSQALRSEGCPAIALALLESGEAAGTLGESLQYISRHYDWERQLRQKVMSAISYPIFLLLMMNVFFLVTILFIIPSFEKVFTTMHITLPLMTRALFALGQGLKNHPILVFIMQCVGIGALVFAYHQHSIKRKVHRWLWLLAHRYQWMTCIYYTSMLKVWALLLDSGISIIHTMNITRPLWGNMYGAECSEKVEAKLLTGHSFEESLRSENIGNSFIWQMISIGEESGELVKMLHHCGHYYESILSKYIARLERLLEPILLTVMGIGVAVLVVSVMYPLFTSIAKLGGQ, encoded by the coding sequence ATGGAGGCTTATGAATATGTCGTAAAAAATGAGAATAATGAAACAGTAAAAGGTTTGATGTGGGCAGATTCAGAACAGGAGGTCGGTACACGGTTAAAGCGCGATGGATACAAGATTTATAAAATTACTTTACAAGTAAATAAGAAAAAGCATAAGTGGAATCATACCATGGTGGTAGATGTAACCTATCAATTAGGACTACTCATCGAGTCTGGTGTGCCTTTACGGAGGGCATTACAGTTACTCTGTCATGGGAAGCGAGGGCTTTTATATACAGCCCTCTATGAATCGATTGAGAGAGGCCAAACCTTATCGCAAGCATTGCGTAGTGAAGGCTGCCCTGCGATAGCCTTAGCACTACTAGAAAGTGGAGAGGCAGCAGGCACTTTAGGTGAAAGCTTACAATACATTTCACGTCACTATGACTGGGAGCGACAATTGCGGCAAAAGGTTATGAGTGCTATTTCTTATCCTATATTTCTTCTTCTCATGATGAACGTATTCTTTCTCGTTACCATCCTGTTTATCATTCCATCCTTTGAGAAGGTTTTTACTACCATGCATATTACATTACCATTGATGACACGAGCCCTCTTTGCATTAGGACAAGGGCTAAAGAATCATCCTATATTAGTCTTTATTATGCAGTGTGTAGGGATAGGCGCTTTAGTCTTTGCATACCATCAACATAGTATAAAACGCAAAGTACATCGTTGGCTTTGGCTGTTGGCTCACAGATACCAATGGATGACCTGCATTTACTATACAAGTATGCTAAAGGTTTGGGCCCTTTTGTTAGATTCTGGAATTTCTATTATTCATACTATGAATATCACAAGACCTTTATGGGGCAATATGTATGGTGCCGAATGTAGTGAGAAAGTAGAGGCAAAGTTATTAACTGGCCATTCTTTTGAAGAGAGCCTTAGATCTGAGAATATTGGAAATTCCTTTATATGGCAAATGATTTCTATTGGCGAGGAAAGTGGAGAGCTCGTTAAGATGCTACATCATTGTGGACATTACTATGAATCTATACTTTCAAAATATATCGCCCGACTAGAGAGGCTTTTAGAACCAATTTTGCTAACTGTAATGGGAATTGGTGTAGCCGTTTTAGTTGTATCTGTTATGTATCCATTATTTACGTCTATTGCTAAGTTGGGAGGACAATAG
- a CDS encoding competence type IV pilus major pilin ComGC codes for MSSVIHMVHGLNSRLELCGQWVLDHLHISRVRENFKKSRKGGFTLVELMVVVAVIAILAAIAMPQFLSAADRARNAKETADIQIIKNATQLYMIDKNVDTPPTVENLYKEGYLTEHVKTAKDKEYTITYEVVNGGTAKAVVVKAPDAP; via the coding sequence ATGAGTTCTGTTATACATATGGTTCATGGTTTAAATTCTCGATTAGAACTATGTGGTCAATGGGTTTTAGACCACTTACATATTTCTCGTGTTCGGGAAAATTTCAAGAAGTCGAGAAAAGGGGGCTTTACCCTTGTTGAGTTAATGGTTGTGGTAGCCGTTATTGCCATATTGGCAGCTATTGCGATGCCACAATTCTTATCGGCTGCTGATAGAGCACGAAATGCGAAGGAAACAGCAGATATTCAAATAATTAAAAATGCAACGCAGCTCTATATGATCGACAAGAATGTAGATACACCACCAACTGTAGAAAATCTATATAAAGAAGGTTATCTTACAGAACATGTTAAGACTGCAAAGGATAAGGAATATACCATTACTTATGAAGTGGTTAATGGCGGTACGGCAAAAGCAGTTGTAGTTAAAGCACCTGATGCACCTTAA